The following are from one region of the Biomphalaria glabrata chromosome 12, xgBioGlab47.1, whole genome shotgun sequence genome:
- the LOC106080015 gene encoding phosphatidylinositol transfer protein alpha isoform-like encodes MKPNVQMSKMQVQSHSIREFRIVLPMTVEEYQIGQLWSVAQSSKNETGGGEGVEVLVNQPFDTENFVPSPKLQANGRYYISGQFTHKIYHLAEKAPGFVKLMVPKGAMKIHELSWNAYPYSRTILTNPDYMKEKFYIIIESFHASDRGDSQNILGLESRDLAHRQVVYIDIANDKLTSGDYDAESDPCLVGSTKAKRPPLPNDHTGQWMQEVNPVMCCYKVVKVWFKWFGLQKRMENFILSQERRLFLAFHRQVVCWQDNYYGLTMDDIRRIEEEVSRELEQQRTVGPVRGKAIFEETV; translated from the exons ATGAAACCAAATGTTCAAATGTCAAAAATGCAGGTGCAAAGTCATTCCATACGAGAATT TCGTATTGTGCTACCAATGACGGTTGAAGAG taTCAGATTGGCCAGCTGTGGTCTGTTGCTCAGTCCAGCAAGAATGAAACAGGTGGTGGTGAGGGTGTTGAGGTGCTGGTGAACCAGCCTTTTGACACAGAAAACTTTGTTCCAAGTCCAAAACTGCAGGCCAATGGACGGTACTATATCAGTGGACAGTTTACTCACAAAATTTATCACTTGGCAGA AAAAGCACCAGGATTTGTTAAACTGATGGTGCCGAAGGGTGCAATGAAAATACATGAACTTTCCTGGAATGCTTATCCTTACTCAAGAACTATTTTAACT aaTCCAGATTACATGAAGGAGAAGTTTTATATTATCATTGAGTCCTTCCATGCATCAGACAGGGGAGACTCTCAAAAT aTACTTGGTTTAGAGAGTAGGGATCTAGCTCATCGTCAAGTTGTATATATAGACATAGCCAATGATAAACTAACTTCTGGG GATTATGATGCTGAGAGTGACCCATGTCTGGTGGGGTCTACCAAAGCAAAGAGGCCTCCTTTACCCAATGATCATACTGGACAATGGATG CAAGAAGTAAATCCAGTCATGTGTTGCTACAAAGTGGTCAAGGTCTGGTTCAAATGGTTTGGTCTCCAGAAGAGGATGGAGAATTTTATCTTGTCT CAAGAGAGGAGGTTATTTCTTGCATTTCATCGACAAGTTGTCTGCTGGCAGGATAATTACTATGGTTTAACTATGGATGACATTAGGAGAATAGAAGAAGAGGTTTCAAGGGAACTGGAGCAG CAAAGAACTGTGGGGCCAGTACGTGGTAAAGCCATATTTGAAGAAACTGTTTAA